One genomic region from Sulfurimonas sp. encodes:
- a CDS encoding leucyl aminopeptidase, producing the protein MNIELLNKNITDIKTEILVEFLTSQNLEGHLDADILNKAGFKAEQDSICFLHEKGILFCGIESKKSDAVRSATVSMIKALKASNYTDAKLSVLKNSTLQAMVEGIILGSYEFNNYKSSVKEISLKNISLATNELDFDELKKTFDEAVIISKATCFTRDIVNTAPQELNPETLAILASKLASDNNLECEIFGEDRLKEENMHSMLAVGRASIHESQLIHLTYKPANPKKIISLVGKGLTYDSGGLSLKSATSMVTMKMDKAGACAVLGMIKAASELKLDVEIHAFVGAVENMIGGNAYKPDDILVSRSGTTIEVRNTDAEGRLVLADVLTYAQDNVKADGIFDFATLTGACMVALGQYTTGLMGHSHKLKHDFSKAGSASGELIGSLPFNRHLKKLLKSEIADISNVSSKPYGGAITAGLFLDKFIKEENKNKWMHFDIAGSAYTESSWDCNVYGGTGAGVRLMSEYLRNL; encoded by the coding sequence ATGAATATAGAACTATTAAATAAAAATATAACAGATATAAAAACAGAAATATTAGTAGAGTTTTTAACAAGCCAAAACTTAGAGGGGCATCTAGATGCTGACATATTAAATAAAGCAGGATTCAAAGCAGAACAAGATTCTATCTGTTTTTTACATGAAAAAGGGATTTTATTTTGTGGTATAGAGAGTAAAAAAAGTGATGCCGTAAGAAGCGCTACTGTAAGCATGATAAAGGCTCTTAAAGCTTCAAACTACACAGATGCTAAACTTAGTGTATTAAAAAACAGTACGCTTCAAGCAATGGTTGAAGGCATTATTTTAGGTTCTTATGAATTTAACAATTATAAATCTTCTGTAAAAGAAATAAGTCTAAAAAATATTTCACTTGCAACAAATGAACTTGATTTTGATGAACTCAAAAAGACTTTTGATGAAGCAGTTATAATCTCTAAAGCAACTTGTTTTACTCGTGATATTGTAAATACCGCTCCTCAAGAATTAAACCCTGAAACTTTAGCTATTTTAGCTAGTAAACTAGCAAGTGATAATAACTTAGAATGTGAAATATTTGGCGAAGATAGACTTAAAGAAGAAAATATGCATTCAATGCTTGCAGTTGGTCGAGCATCTATCCATGAAAGTCAACTCATTCATCTAACATACAAACCAGCCAACCCTAAAAAAATCATCTCTCTTGTTGGAAAAGGTTTGACATATGATAGTGGTGGGCTAAGCCTAAAATCCGCAACTTCTATGGTAACTATGAAAATGGATAAAGCAGGTGCTTGTGCGGTACTTGGAATGATAAAAGCGGCAAGTGAATTAAAACTAGATGTTGAGATTCACGCTTTTGTTGGTGCTGTTGAAAATATGATTGGTGGAAATGCTTATAAACCTGATGATATTTTAGTATCACGCAGTGGAACTACTATTGAAGTTAGAAATACAGATGCTGAAGGTCGCTTAGTTTTAGCAGATGTTTTAACTTATGCTCAAGATAATGTTAAAGCCGATGGTATTTTTGACTTTGCAACGCTTACTGGTGCTTGTATGGTAGCTCTTGGACAATACACAACAGGACTTATGGGACATTCTCATAAACTAAAACATGACTTCTCAAAAGCAGGAAGTGCATCTGGAGAGCTCATAGGCTCACTTCCATTCAATAGACATCTTAAAAAACTTCTAAAAAGTGAAATAGCGGATATATCGAATGTATCTTCAAAACCTTATGGTGGGGCAATAACAGCAGGTCTATTTTTAGATAAGTTTATTAAAGAAGAAAACAAAAACAAATGGATGCATTTTGATATAGCAGGTTCAGCTTACACCGAGAGTTCTTGGGATTGTAATGTTTATGGTGGAACTGGGGCTGGTGTTCGTTTAATGAGCGAATATCTGAGAAATTTATAA
- the trpB gene encoding tryptophan synthase subunit beta, whose translation MYIPTASKYDPDENGHFGIFGGRYVPETLMPALLELKDEYEKIRFDKEFWSEVHYYLKDYVGRPSPLYYAKNISDELGAKIYLKREDLNHTGAHKINNVIAQGLMAKRLGYKKVIAETGAGQHGVATATICALLGLECEVFMGAKDVHRQELNVFRMKLLGAKVNAVESGSKTLKDAMNDAIRHWVTNARDTFYIIGTVAGPHPYPMMVRDFQAIIGYEARAQILEKENRLPDYVIACIGGGSNAIGMFQHFLEDDGVECIGIEAGGLGIETNKHGCSLKKGRPGVLHGQMSYTLQDEDGQILEAHSISAGLDYPGIGPEHSFHNDNKTITYDNITDQEALDSFVWLSQKEGIIPAFESSHAVAYLKKLPNIKDKLIIVNLSGRGDKDMIQAKDILHFD comes from the coding sequence ATGTACATACCAACTGCGTCAAAATACGACCCAGATGAAAATGGTCACTTTGGAATTTTTGGAGGGCGTTATGTTCCTGAAACACTTATGCCAGCACTTTTAGAACTAAAAGATGAATATGAAAAAATAAGATTTGACAAAGAATTTTGGTCTGAAGTTCACTACTATCTGAAAGATTATGTAGGTCGTCCCTCCCCTTTATACTATGCAAAAAACATATCTGATGAACTTGGCGCTAAAATCTACTTAAAAAGAGAAGATTTAAACCATACAGGTGCGCATAAAATTAATAATGTTATAGCTCAAGGTTTAATGGCAAAAAGACTTGGATATAAAAAAGTCATAGCTGAAACAGGTGCTGGACAACATGGCGTTGCAACTGCTACTATCTGTGCTTTACTTGGTTTAGAGTGTGAAGTGTTTATGGGTGCAAAGGATGTTCACAGGCAAGAGTTAAATGTTTTTCGTATGAAATTGCTTGGTGCTAAAGTAAATGCGGTTGAGAGTGGTTCAAAAACTCTAAAAGATGCGATGAATGATGCTATTCGCCACTGGGTTACAAATGCTAGAGATACTTTTTACATTATTGGAACTGTTGCTGGTCCGCACCCTTACCCTATGATGGTTAGAGATTTTCAAGCTATTATTGGTTATGAAGCAAGAGCACAGATTCTTGAAAAAGAAAATAGACTTCCTGATTATGTTATTGCTTGTATTGGTGGTGGTTCAAACGCTATTGGTATGTTTCAACATTTTTTAGAAGATGATGGGGTTGAGTGTATTGGCATTGAAGCTGGTGGACTAGGAATAGAAACTAATAAACATGGATGTTCTTTGAAAAAAGGTCGCCCTGGAGTTTTACATGGGCAGATGAGTTATACACTTCAAGATGAAGATGGGCAAATACTTGAGGCTCATTCTATTTCAGCAGGACTTGATTACCCTGGCATCGGACCAGAACACTCTTTTCATAATGACAATAAAACTATAACTTATGACAACATAACAGACCAAGAAGCACTAGACTCATTTGTTTGGCTTTCACAAAAAGAGGGAATTATCCCCGCTTTTGAAAGTTCTCATGCAGTTGCATATCTTAAAAAACTACCAAATATAAAAGATAAACTCATTATAGTAAACCTTTCAGGTCGAGGGGACAAAGATATGATTCAAGCTAAAGATATACTACATTTTGATTAA
- a CDS encoding adenine phosphoribosyltransferase — MTLSNTERRIIEDSIRNIKDFPKEGIVFKDITTLLNNKEAYGVLMNHLYQRYKEYNLDYIAGIDARGFIFGAALAQMLGLGFVPIRKKGKLPYTTYSEKYALEYGIDEIEVHIDAFSGVQNARVLMIDDLIATGGTANAAATLINQTGAKCIESCFIIGLTFLKGIKTLEEKTPVYSLIEVN, encoded by the coding sequence ATGACATTAAGCAATACAGAAAGAAGAATAATAGAAGACTCTATAAGAAATATAAAAGATTTTCCAAAAGAAGGAATAGTTTTTAAAGATATAACAACTCTTCTTAATAATAAAGAAGCTTATGGCGTTTTAATGAATCATCTTTACCAAAGATATAAAGAGTATAACTTAGACTACATAGCAGGTATAGATGCTAGAGGTTTTATATTTGGTGCGGCTTTAGCACAGATGCTTGGACTCGGTTTTGTACCTATTCGCAAAAAAGGTAAACTTCCATATACAACTTATAGTGAAAAATATGCTCTTGAGTATGGCATCGATGAGATTGAAGTTCATATAGATGCTTTTAGCGGTGTTCAAAACGCAAGAGTTCTTATGATAGATGATCTCATTGCAACTGGTGGAACTGCAAATGCAGCAGCAACACTTATAAACCAAACTGGTGCAAAATGTATAGAGTCTTGTTTCATAATCGGTTTAACTTTTTTAAAGGGCATTAAAACACTTGAAGAAAAAACTCCTGTTTATTCTTTAATAGAGGTTAATTAA
- the rpiB gene encoding ribose 5-phosphate isomerase B, whose amino-acid sequence MKFFVATDHAGVDLKDYTVELLKQKGHEVIDLGPCSTDRVDYPDYAHKLCEEVLDDERTQGILICGSGIGMSMAANRHQGIRAALCHDAYTATVARGHNDANVLCFGERIVGKGVMESILDAWIGGSFDGGRHIGRVAKIEIGDKQ is encoded by the coding sequence ATGAAATTTTTTGTAGCAACAGACCACGCTGGAGTCGACTTAAAAGACTATACAGTGGAACTTTTAAAACAAAAGGGGCATGAAGTCATAGATTTGGGTCCATGCTCAACAGATAGAGTTGATTATCCTGATTATGCGCATAAACTTTGCGAGGAAGTTTTAGATGATGAGAGAACTCAAGGCATCTTAATCTGTGGCTCTGGAATCGGAATGAGTATGGCAGCAAATAGACACCAAGGCATAAGAGCAGCACTTTGTCACGATGCTTATACTGCAACAGTTGCAAGAGGACATAATGACGCTAATGTTTTGTGTTTTGGCGAACGAATAGTTGGAAAAGGTGTAATGGAGTCTATCTTAGATGCATGGATAGGTGGAAGTTTTGATGGTGGAAGACATATCGGTCGCGTAGCCAAAATAGAAATCGGAGACAAACAATAA
- a CDS encoding site-2 protease family protein, whose protein sequence is MESIDLLKILAAVLALGVAIIGHEIMHGLVAYMYGDTTAKNAGRLSINPLTHVDLVGTILVPASMYFIPMLLGGDSGFLFGWAKPVPINTATVIRRGGYNAAMQVDLAGIVYNFTLAALASIVLVSMGKPTSLDAYLFAYLFVTQLLIINVVLGVFNLIPIPQFDGAHFLMHLSLKYKVNTVAEFFYKNERYGIFMVLILLMTPLKDYLLLLPVQTILNLLIS, encoded by the coding sequence ATGGAATCTATTGATTTACTAAAAATATTAGCAGCAGTTTTAGCTCTTGGAGTGGCTATTATCGGGCATGAAATCATGCATGGATTGGTAGCTTACATGTATGGCGATACAACAGCCAAAAACGCTGGAAGATTATCTATAAACCCACTCACTCATGTTGATTTAGTTGGTACTATCTTGGTTCCAGCATCTATGTACTTTATACCTATGCTTCTTGGTGGAGATAGTGGATTTTTGTTTGGTTGGGCAAAACCTGTACCTATAAATACAGCTACTGTCATAAGAAGAGGTGGATATAACGCTGCAATGCAAGTTGATTTAGCTGGTATAGTTTACAACTTTACATTAGCTGCTTTAGCATCTATAGTTTTAGTTTCTATGGGTAAACCAACAAGCCTAGATGCTTATCTTTTTGCATATCTTTTTGTTACACAACTGCTAATTATAAATGTTGTTTTAGGAGTATTTAACCTTATTCCTATCCCTCAGTTTGATGGAGCACATTTTTTAATGCATCTATCGCTAAAGTACAAAGTAAACACTGTAGCAGAGTTTTTTTACAAAAATGAAAGATATGGAATTTTTATGGTTCTTATTCTTTTAATGACGCCACTAAAAGATTATCTATTGTTACTGCCTGTACAAACAATATTGAATCTACTAATATCATAA
- the lepB gene encoding signal peptidase I gives MKELLLKIYKFSNSWTGTVTIVLFIIFFIAQAFRIPSGSMKDSLLIGDHLFAKKFAYGLAMPHIPFIEMSIMPWSDRLRLIDGDTPKRGDIVIFRYPHNTKQHFVKRCVALPGDELFVSEKNLFVHHSEGDEWIKENFKDFEIIVFSGKLWVKNPYKKAHPGIHNDEKIINNGRYPMQLFYFPPTTVQKDTYFMMGDNRDHSNDSRFWGPVPYENIEGTPWFIYFSVDENWEIRWDRIGKTPSDLEEPRHLDLAIKERLKLDKDDHGIY, from the coding sequence ATGAAAGAACTTTTACTAAAAATTTATAAATTTTCAAACTCTTGGACTGGAACTGTAACCATAGTTCTTTTTATCATATTTTTTATAGCTCAAGCCTTTAGAATTCCATCAGGAAGTATGAAAGACTCTCTTTTAATAGGTGACCATCTTTTTGCTAAAAAATTTGCTTATGGCTTAGCTATGCCTCATATTCCTTTTATTGAGATGTCCATCATGCCTTGGAGTGATAGACTTCGTCTAATAGATGGAGATACTCCTAAGCGTGGAGATATAGTTATATTTAGATATCCTCACAATACTAAGCAGCACTTTGTTAAAAGATGCGTAGCTCTTCCCGGTGATGAACTTTTTGTTTCAGAAAAAAATCTTTTTGTACATCATAGTGAAGGTGATGAGTGGATAAAAGAGAATTTTAAAGATTTTGAAATTATAGTTTTTTCTGGAAAACTTTGGGTTAAAAATCCTTACAAAAAAGCGCATCCAGGGATTCACAATGATGAAAAAATCATAAATAATGGTAGATACCCTATGCAACTTTTTTATTTTCCACCAACAACAGTTCAAAAAGACACTTATTTTATGATGGGTGATAATCGCGATCATTCAAATGACAGCCGTTTTTGGGGTCCAGTTCCTTATGAAAATATTGAAGGAACACCTTGGTTTATTTACTTCTCAGTAGATGAGAACTGGGAAATAAGATGGGACAGAATAGGTAAAACTCCAAGCGATCTTGAAGAACCGAGGCATCTAGACCTTGCAATAAAAGAAAGACTTAAACTAGATAAAGATGACCATGGAATCTATTGA
- the folD gene encoding bifunctional methylenetetrahydrofolate dehydrogenase/methenyltetrahydrofolate cyclohydrolase FolD, translating to MQLLDGKTLSKKIEIIVADEVKNFKKATNSVPGLAVVLVGQDPASAAYVNMKKKACDRVGFYSVTHEMPEDISQETIENTISMMNDNPSIDGILIQLPLPSQIDETKILELVAPSKDVDGFHPFNVGRLTTGLDGFVPCTPLGVMELFKEYNIDIKGKNCVVVGASNIVGKPMASLLLNADATVEICHIHTDNLKKHTLDADILLVGVGVINLITEDMIKSDAIVIDIGINRADNGKLVGDVDFANVSEKCSYITPVPGGVGPMTIAMLLRNTLKAAKAHAKERV from the coding sequence ATGCAACTTCTCGATGGTAAAACACTTTCAAAAAAGATAGAAATAATAGTAGCAGATGAAGTAAAAAACTTTAAAAAAGCAACAAATAGCGTACCTGGTTTAGCAGTAGTTTTAGTTGGACAAGATCCAGCAAGTGCAGCTTATGTAAATATGAAAAAAAAGGCTTGCGATAGAGTAGGCTTTTACTCTGTCACACACGAGATGCCAGAAGATATTTCTCAAGAAACCATTGAAAATACAATATCAATGATGAATGACAACCCAAGCATAGATGGTATTCTTATTCAACTTCCCCTTCCATCACAAATAGATGAAACAAAGATTTTAGAATTAGTAGCTCCAAGCAAAGATGTAGATGGTTTTCATCCTTTTAATGTTGGTAGATTAACAACAGGACTTGATGGTTTCGTGCCTTGTACTCCACTTGGTGTTATGGAACTTTTTAAAGAATACAATATCGATATAAAGGGTAAAAACTGTGTAGTTGTTGGTGCTTCAAATATCGTAGGAAAACCTATGGCTTCTCTACTTTTAAATGCAGATGCAACTGTTGAAATTTGTCATATTCATACTGATAACTTAAAAAAGCATACCCTAGATGCTGATATATTACTAGTAGGAGTTGGTGTTATTAACCTTATAACGGAAGATATGATAAAGTCAGATGCTATTGTTATAGATATTGGCATAAACAGAGCAGACAATGGTAAACTTGTTGGTGATGTTGATTTTGCTAATGTTAGTGAAAAATGCTCATATATAACTCCCGTTCCCGGTGGAGTTGGTCCAATGACAATAGCAATGCTTCTAAGAAACACACTAAAAGCTGCAAAAGCTCACGCAAAAGAAAGAGTATAA
- a CDS encoding c-type cytochrome: MKYLLLFIFPIFLFGETTFITPMEYASQLYKNPRGIGCHLCHGAKGEGKLIAKYIDKNESKTFMGPAINELDFALFYKALNKRKNGMPRYFLTKKELQALYLYLQENKGKKNAK; encoded by the coding sequence ATGAAATATTTATTGCTTTTTATTTTTCCGATTTTTCTCTTTGGAGAAACTACTTTTATAACTCCTATGGAGTATGCTTCACAGTTATATAAAAACCCAAGAGGCATAGGCTGTCATCTTTGTCATGGAGCTAAAGGTGAAGGTAAACTAATTGCAAAATATATAGATAAAAATGAATCAAAAACTTTTATGGGACCTGCAATAAATGAACTTGATTTCGCACTCTTTTATAAAGCTTTAAATAAACGAAAAAATGGAATGCCAAGATACTTTTTGACAAAAAAAGAACTTCAGGCACTTTACTTATATTTACAAGAAAATAAAGGCAAAAAAAATGCTAAATAA
- a CDS encoding CoA ester lyase, which produces MLNNLEELYNSKDIEALDKLAIPSFRVLNTSSNFSKVRILDCSDIQQLNTIDTIDAQCIMLDLTKTPAEENRHFSLVLCAIYLTQYKEYEKKIIVKVNSLNDGGYEEITYLNQFMPDAIVVSNINNDKEVKNVLALLNEDIELHLNIQTSESWHNLSTLRCELRVSTFYLDVENLLEDMQLSNSIIDLQNPTMKYMLSHFLVTCKAMGIKPVSFLCKNSSQENSWLELEKSMGYDAKLSNGV; this is translated from the coding sequence ATGCTAAATAACTTAGAAGAACTTTATAATAGCAAAGATATAGAAGCCCTTGATAAATTAGCTATACCTTCGTTTAGAGTTTTGAACACTTCGAGTAACTTTTCTAAAGTAAGAATACTAGATTGTAGTGATATACAACAATTAAACACTATAGATACTATAGATGCTCAGTGTATAATGCTAGACTTAACAAAGACACCAGCGGAAGAAAACAGACATTTTTCTTTAGTCCTTTGTGCCATATATCTAACTCAATATAAAGAGTATGAAAAAAAAATAATAGTAAAAGTAAATTCTTTAAATGATGGTGGATATGAAGAGATAACATACTTAAATCAGTTTATGCCAGATGCTATAGTTGTTTCAAATATCAATAATGATAAAGAAGTTAAAAATGTTTTAGCTTTGTTAAATGAGGATATAGAGTTGCATTTAAATATTCAAACCTCAGAGTCTTGGCATAATTTATCAACTCTTAGATGCGAGCTTAGAGTTAGCACTTTTTATCTTGATGTTGAAAATTTACTAGAAGATATGCAGTTGAGTAATTCTATAATAGACTTGCAAAATCCTACTATGAAGTATATGCTTTCTCATTTTTTAGTGACTTGTAAAGCAATGGGAATCAAACCTGTTTCTTTTCTTTGCAAGAACTCAAGCCAAGAAAATTCTTGGTTAGAGCTTGAAAAAAGTATGGGTTATGATGCTAAGTTAAGTAATGGAGTATAA
- a CDS encoding TolC family protein, translating to MYKLILIILLTLSIDAKEIYSVDKLILEALKNSPDLDISASEYKASQSRYDKAFSGYLPKLDLHLNAGQTSMSDMANNPNNMIDDTLMLGKLSLKQIIYDFGKTGGSVDSFKYDSDSYLNANEQKISDKKMDVKTTYYQVLQSIALINVNKENVKLNEIQLYRSKKYFEAGIRTKIDVSDAKVELIKSQLDLKKSLYDLKLSYADLDEVVGFEEVDKRYKVYSKELVLETIYESLSDYDLTLIDSINFAYKNRYELKKYLSNIQSTKASGEIASSEYYPQLYFNADYTKQEVDKLKVLMPEQQWNAMLNLDWNIYQGGATSAFTQEQQINLSISKSQLQSSKLSIKKDITQAYINIHKTKDSVELSQSLLEVSKEKFGQAQQRYEHGLSDYIELQQARQGYIDAKSSLVVDYYNYYAAIATLDNAIGK from the coding sequence ATGTATAAACTAATACTAATAATTTTACTAACTTTAAGCATAGATGCTAAAGAGATATACAGTGTTGACAAGCTAATTTTGGAAGCATTGAAAAACTCTCCTGACTTAGATATAAGTGCTTCAGAGTACAAAGCTTCACAAAGTAGATATGACAAGGCTTTTTCAGGTTATCTGCCTAAACTTGATTTACATCTAAATGCTGGTCAAACTAGTATGAGTGACATGGCTAATAACCCAAATAATATGATAGATGATACTCTTATGTTGGGAAAATTATCTCTAAAGCAAATCATTTATGATTTCGGTAAGACAGGCGGTAGTGTAGATAGTTTTAAATATGATTCGGACTCTTATCTAAATGCAAATGAGCAAAAAATATCTGATAAGAAAATGGATGTTAAAACAACTTATTATCAAGTTTTACAATCCATCGCACTAATAAATGTAAACAAAGAAAATGTAAAACTAAATGAGATTCAACTTTACCGTTCAAAAAAATATTTTGAAGCTGGGATACGAACAAAGATTGATGTTTCAGACGCAAAAGTTGAACTCATAAAATCTCAACTAGACTTGAAAAAAAGTCTTTATGACTTAAAACTTTCCTATGCTGATCTTGACGAAGTTGTAGGCTTTGAAGAAGTAGATAAAAGATATAAAGTTTACTCTAAAGAGTTAGTTTTAGAAACTATTTATGAGTCTTTATCGGATTATGATTTAACACTTATTGACTCCATAAATTTTGCATATAAAAATAGATATGAGTTAAAAAAATATCTATCAAATATACAATCAACTAAAGCTAGTGGCGAAATTGCTTCGTCTGAGTACTATCCACAGTTATATTTTAATGCTGATTATACAAAACAAGAAGTTGATAAATTAAAAGTTTTAATGCCAGAGCAACAATGGAATGCTATGTTAAACCTAGACTGGAACATCTATCAAGGTGGAGCTACCTCTGCTTTTACTCAAGAACAACAAATCAACCTAAGTATTTCCAAATCACAACTTCAAAGTTCTAAACTATCTATCAAAAAAGATATTACACAAGCTTATATAAATATACATAAAACAAAAGACTCAGTAGAGTTATCTCAAAGTCTATTAGAAGTTTCTAAAGAAAAATTTGGACAAGCCCAACAAAGATATGAACACGGCTTATCTGACTACATAGAGCTTCAACAAGCAAGACAAGGCTACATAGATGCTAAATCATCTCTAGTGGTTGATTATTACAACTATTATGCTGCAATTGCTACCTTAGACAACGCTATTGGAAAGTAA